A genomic segment from Daphnia pulex isolate KAP4 chromosome 5, ASM2113471v1 encodes:
- the LOC124193895 gene encoding LOW QUALITY PROTEIN: xanthine dehydrogenase/oxidase-like (The sequence of the model RefSeq protein was modified relative to this genomic sequence to represent the inferred CDS: substituted 2 bases at 2 genomic stop codons) — MELNSIVKTSEVQXVVAEVLGLPANRVVCRVKRMGGGFGGKETRSAVLAAPAAVASYRLQRPVRCMLDRDEDMMSTGIRHPFLAKYKVGFDSTGRLTALDVQLFSNGGNTMDLSRGIMERAVFHIDNAYRIENLRCHGIVCRTNLPSNTAFRGFGGPQGMAVVENVMVDVASYLGLDPTAVRSLNLYREGDSTHYNQRLDYCTLDRCWNECQALAGLKDRRKEIESFNRLDRFKKRGLAIIPTKFGIAFTALFLNQAGALVHVYKDGSVLLTHGGTEMGQGLHTKMLQVASRALNIPVDLIFISETSIDKVPNTSPTAASAGSDLNGMAVLNACQILVDRLAPIRKSHPDGSWQEWIMQAYFQRISLSTTGFYYFXTPGIGYDFATNSGSPFRYFSFGAAYCSVVEVDCLTGNHSVLRTDIVMDLGESLNPAIDIGQVEGGFVQGLGLFTLEEPLFSPANGQVITRGPSNYKIPSADDIPEEFNVSLLRGCPNPHAVYSSKAVGEPPLFLASSVFFAIKDAIHSARTESGLTGNFSINSPATAERIRMACKDHLIQMVSKPEPGTFLPWAASV; from the exons ATGGAATTGAAC TCAATAGTCAAAACATCGGAGGTCCAGTAAGTCGTCGCCGAAGTTTTGGGTCTGCCGGCCAATCGGGTCGTCTGCCGAGTCAAGCGAATGGGCGGCGGGTTTGGCGGTAAAGAGACTCGATCGGCCGTGCTGGCTGCTCCGGCCGCAGTGGCCTCCTACCGGCTTCAACGGCCCGTCCGTTGCATGCTGGACCGTGACGAGGACATGATGAGCACAGGAATCCGCCATCCGTTTCTGGCCAAATACAAAGTCGGATTCGATTCGACCGGCCGGCTGACGGCCCTCGACGTCCAACTCTTTTCCAACGGCGGCAACACCATGGACCTTTCCCGCGGCATCATGGAGAGGGCCGTCTTCCACATCGACAACGCCTACCGCATTGAGAATCTCCGCTGTCACGGAATCGTCTGCCGGACCAACTTGCCGTCCAACACGGCCTTCCGCGGTTTCGGCGGCCCTCAAGGCATGGCCGTCGTCGAAAACGTCATGGTAGACGTGGCCTCTTACCTGGGCCTGGATCCCACGGCCGTCCGATCGCTCAACCTGTATCGAGAGGGCGACAGCACCCACTACAACCAACGGCTGGACTACTGCACGCTGGATCGCTGCTGGAACGAGTGCCAAGCTCTGGCTGGCCTGAAAGACCGCCGGAAGGAAATTGAAAGTTTCAATCGACTCGACCGATTCAAGAAGCGCGGACTGGCCATCATTCCCACCAAGTTCGGCATCGCTTTCACGGCCCTGTTTCTCAACCAAGCCGGAGCTCTGGTGCACGTCTACAAAGACGGATCGGTGTTGTTGACCCATGGAGGGACCGAAATGGGCCAGGGATTGCACACGAAAATGCTCCAAGTGGCCAGCCGAGCGCTCAACATTCCCgtcgatttgattttcatctCGGAGACGTCGATTGACAAAGTGCCCAACACGTCGCCCACGGCAGCCAGCGCCGGATCTGACCTCAACGGCATGGCTGTTCTT AATGCTTGTCAAATTCTGGTGGATCGACTAGCGCCCATCCGCAAATCCCATCCGGACGGAAGTTGGCAAGAGTGGATCATGCAAGCATATTTCCAGCGCATCAGTCTCTCAACAACTGGCTTCTActattttta GACTCCTGGCATTGGCTACGATTTCGCCACCAACAGCGGGTCTCCTTTCCGGTATTTTAGTTTCGGCGCAGCTTATTGTTCCGTCGTTGAAGTCGATTGTCTGACGGGCAACCACAGTGTATTGAGGACGGATATAGTCATGGATCTTGGTGAAAGTTTGAATCCGGCCATCGATATCG GCCAAGTCGAGGGAGGATTCGTTCAAGGACTGGGTTTGTTCACTCTAGAAGAACCGCTCTTCTCGCCGGCCAACGGCCAAGTCATCACGCGTGGGCCGTCTAATTACAAAATTCCTTCCGCTGATGACATTCCGGAAGAGTTTAACGTCTCTCTTCTTCGAGGCTGTCCCAATCCGCATGCTGTTTACTCTTCTAAA GCTGTTGGAGAGCCACCTTTATTCTTGGCATCCAGCGTGTTTTTCGCTATCAAAGACGCCATCCATTCGGCCAGAACTGAATCCGGATTAACCGGAAACTTCTCAATCAATTCGCCCGCCACGGCCGAACGCATTCGAATGGCCTGCAAAGACCACCTCATTCAGATG GTTTCGAAGCCTGAACCGGGTACATTTTTGCCGTGGGCAGCATCGGTCTAG